CTCACCAGTTGACCGAGGAAGGTTACTACGGGATTTACGGCAAGGCTGGCGCGCGCATGGAAATGCCGGGCTGCTCGCTGTGCATGGGTAACCAGGCACGTGTTGAGCCGAATTCGACAGTCGTTTCGACGTCGACTCGTAACTTCCCGAACCGTCTGGGCGATGGTGCGAACGTTTACCTGGCTTCGGCCGAGTTGGCGTCCGTTGCGTCGATTCTGGGTCGTCTGCCGACGGTCGAGGAGTATATGGAGTACGCGGGCAAGATCGACAGCATGGCTGCCGATGTTTACCGTTACTTGAGCTTCGATCAGATCGCGGAATTCCGTGAGGCTGCGGCCAACGCTAATATTCCGGTTGTTCAGGCGTAATAGCTGAACCGTGTTGAAAGAACCCCGCTTCGGCGGGGTTTTTTTATGGGCTTTTTTTGATAGATCGAGAGCGTCTGCCTAACGGCAGACTGTTTCGCCTTCGGCGAGTTACTTGATAAAACCCCGCTTTCGGTTTCAAAGAGCAGGCAAGGGCTTGTGCTCCTGGTTTGGTTCCTCCTTCGTCGGAATACCCTCACTCCGACGATGCTCCGTGGGCTCGCGCCGAACGGACATCCATGTCCTGACGGCGCTCTCGCGGCATCCATGCCGCTCGACCCACTGCGCATCGTCTACGTTCAGCCTGCACCCAAGTCGCGTTTCGCGGTGACTGGGCTTTTTGCGTACGCAGATCAAAAGGATGTCTAAAGCAGATCAAGAGCTTCCGGGGCTGAAGCCGGTCCCACAGTGTTTATACGGCCCTTGGTAGCATCCGCTTCAGCCGAGAGGACGGTCCCGATCAATGCACACGCTGCTTTTAGTGGGACCGGCTTCAGCCGGGAATGGGCCGCATTGGACGCGATCAAATGCACTGGGTGAATGCAGTCATTCTGTAGGAGCCGGCTTGCTGGCGAACGCGGAGGGTCTGCGGGGAAGATACCGCCTGACACACTGTTTTTGCCAGCAAGCCGGCTCCTGCATGTTCCGCATTGATCGTGCCCACGCTCCACGTAGGCATGTATCCCGCGACGCTCCGCGTCACCGTGCAGGCTGTCACCTCTTACGGTTGCTGGTCGGCGTAGCCACGTGGGCAGTTGGCCGCTTAGACTGCCGCTTCTTTCTGTTTTCAAAGGATGAATCCAGTGAATGCGGCTGTCGATCAGGTAGTGATCCATCGTTTTACCGAGTCCCATATCGAGGGCGTCACGGCTCTTTATAACGACCCATTGGTGTGCCGTCAGGTGCTTCAAATGCCGTATCAATCCGCTGAGGTCTGGCGCAAGCGGCTGGCGGGCGCGGATGAGCGTTCGGTAAAGCTTGTGGCTTTGCATCAGGGCCAAGTGATCGGCAACATCGGGCTGGAGCAATACGCGCGCATTCGGCAGCGTCATGTAGGCGCCATTGGTATGGGCGTGGCAGCGGCGTGGCAGGGCAAAGGGGTTGGGTCGCGGCTGATGGCTGCCGTGCTGGAAGTCGCGGACAACTGGATGAACCTGCACCGTGTCGAACTGACCGTATTTGCCGACAACGAAGCCGCGCTGGCCCTGTATCGCAAATTCGGTTTCGAAAACGAAGGTCGCCTGCGGGACTACGCCATCCGTGACGGGGTGCTGGTCGACGCCATCAGCATGGCGCGATTGAAATAACCACGTCCCGTTGTCGAGAGAGCGACGCAAAGCGTCAAAGGATGCATGCCAACGCAAAGTGAGGGCGCGATCAACGCAGAACATGCACAAGCCGCTTTGTCGGGGGAAAACAGTGTGTCAGGCGGCATCTTCCCCGCAGACACTCCGCGTTCGCCAGCAAGCCGGCTCCTACAGAAAATTGCATTCACCCAGTGCATTTGATCGCGTCCAATCCGGCCCCTTCCCGGCTAAAGCCGGTCCCACCAGGGCGTCGTATGCGTCAAAGGATGCATGCCCACGTGAAGTGTGAGCACGATCAACGCAGAATGCAGGATCCGGCCTGCTGGCGAAAGCAGTGTGTCAGGCGGCATCTTCCCAGCAGACCCTTCGCGTTCGCCAGCAAGCCGGCTCCTACAGAAGACTGCATTCACCCAGTGCATTTGGTCGCGCCCAAGTCGGCCCTTCCCGGCTGAAGCCGGTCCCACTAAAACAGCGGGCGCGCATTCAGCGGCACCGAAGGCGCACTCCTGTGGGACCGGCTTCAGCCGGGAAGCCTTTGATCTGCTTCTGATCTGCTTCTGATCTGCTTTTGGTCTTCATACGCATAAAGCCCAGCCGCCGCCAATCGCGACTTGGGTGCAGGCTGAACGTAGACGATGCGCAGTGGGTCGAGCCGCATGGACGCGGCGAGAGCGCCGTCAGGACATGGATGTCCGTTCGGCGCGGGCCCACGGAGCATCGTCGGAGTGACGGAATTCCGACGAAGGAGGAACCAAACCAGGAGCAAGCACCCTTGGTTACTTGGGGACGGTGCGACTTTCGACGGTTTCCAAGTAACTCGCCGAAGGCGAAACAGTCTGCCCCCAGGCAGACGCCCCTGATCTTGATCTCCAAAACGCAAAAACAAAAAAGCCCCGCATCTTGCGATACGGGGCCTCTGTTTACAGCAAGCTAACCATCAAACCACCGACGTCTGCCCACTCATCGCCAGGTCCAGCAACTCACGGTTGGCGACCGCATACATCGCATAGTCATTGCCACTCGCCGCACGCAACTCAACCAACATCGCGCGCCAGCGCTCAACCATCTGCACATGCTGCTCCAGCCACAGCGTCAAGCGCTCCTCGATGTCCGCAGGACCGTTCGGCATCTGCAACACAGAGACCGTAATCGCCCGCTGCTGCCAATCGATATCATCACGGAACGCCTCACGCGCGAGCGCCTGCCAATTATTCTCCACCGGCAAGGCACTGATCTGCTGCAGATACCAGGTCACGTCCAGCGAACTGCCGACCGCGAAGTACACCTTCGCCACATCCGCCGCATTCTGACCGGTGACATCAGACGCTTCGATGATCGGCAACAGCGTGTACAAGTGACTGGTGCCCGCGACCATCCGCGCCAGCAACTCCGGCACACCGGCGGCGACGTACTCTTGGTAGCGCGTCTGCCAGACCTCGCGGGTCGGGCCTTCCAGCAACTCGTCCAGTTTCAGGCCCAGCGCCGCGATGTGCGGACCGAAGTGCGCAACATCGCGTGCCGCGTCCAGCTCGTTGCGACGGCTGCGCAGGAACCAGCGGGTCGCGCGGCGGCCCAGGCGCATCAGCTCATCCATCAGCGCCAGCTGAATCTCGGCCGGGACCTTGTAGTCCAGCGCCTCGATCTGACGGAACCAGTGCGGCAGGTGGAAAATGTCGCGCACGATCACATACGCACCGGCCACGTTGGCTGCCGTCATGCCGGTCGACTCCTTGAGACGCTGCACGAAGGTGATGCCCATGTGGTTGACCAGATCGTTGGCGATCTGCGTGCTGACGATTTCACGCTTCAGACGGTGGCGACGCATCGATTCCGAGAACTTCGCACCCAATGACGGCGGGAACGCGGTTTCCATGTCGCGGGCCAGATAATCGTCATCCGGCACGCGGGATTCCAGCAACGCTTCCTTGAGGTCGATCTTGCTGTAGGAAATCAGCACCGACAGCTCCGCGCGGGTCAGACCTTTCTTCTCCGCGATGCGCTCGGCCAGTTGGTCTTCGGCCGGGAGGAACTCAATGGCACGGTCCAGCTTGCCACGCGACTCCAGATCACTCATCAGGCGCTTGTATTCGGCGATGCGCTCGTAGGCACGGCGCTCCGCCAGCGACAGGGCCTGAGTCTGCTTGTAGTTGTTGCCGAGGACGAGGTTGCCCACTTCATCGGTCATGCTTTCGAGCAGCAGGTTGCGCTGCTTCTCGGTCATGTCACCGGCCTGGACCACTTCGTTCAGCAGGATCTTGATGTTCACTTCGTGGTCGGAGCAATCCACGCCACCGGCGTTGTCGATGAAGTCGGTGTTGGTCGCGCCGCCCATCAGGCCGAACTCGACGCGGCCCAGTTGGGTCATGCCGAGGTTGCCGCCCTCGCCCACCACTTTGCAGCGCAGCTGATTGCCGTTGACGCGCAATGCGTCGTTGGCCTTGTCACCCACATCGGCATGGCTTTCAGTGCTGGCTTTGACGTAAGTGCCGATGCCGCCGTTCCAGAGCAGATCCACCGGCGCCTTGAGCAGCGCGTGCATCAGTTCGGTCGGGGTCAGCTTGTCAGCGGTAATGTCGAAGCGTGCTTTCATCTGCGCAGTGATCGCAATGCTTTTGGCGCTGCGCGGGAAGATACCGCCGCCTTCGGACATCAGGCTGGTGTCGTAATCGGTCCAGGCCGAACGCGGCAGGTCGAACAGACGCTGACGCTCGGCGAAGCTGCTCGCCGGGTCCGGGTTTGGATCAATGAAGATGTGCAGGTGGTTGAACGCCGCCACCAGTTGCAGTTTGTCGGACATCAACAAGCCGTTGCCGAACACGTCGCCGGCCATGTCACCGACGCCGATCACGCTGATGCTGTCCTGCTGGACGTTGATGCCGCGCTCGCGGAAGTGGCGCTGCACACCGACCCACGCGCCCTTGGCGGTGATGCCCATCTTCTTGTGGTCGTAACCCGCCGAGCCGCCGGAAGCGAAGGCGTCACCCAACCAGAAGCCGTAATCGATGGCAATGCCGTTGGCGATGTCGGAGAAGGTCGCGGTGCCCTTGTCGGCGGCCACGACCAGGTACGGGTCATCATCGTCGTGACGCACGACGTTGGCAGGCGGCACCAGCGCGCCTTCTTTCAGGTTGTCGGTGATGTCCAGCAGCCCGGAAATGAAGATGCGGTAGCAGGCGATCGCCTCGGCCTGGATCTCGTCGCGGGTGCCGGTGGTCGGCAGACGGCGCGGCAGGAAGCCACCTTTGGCGCCCACCGGCACAATGACCGAGTTCTTCACCTGCTGGGCTTTGACCAGCCCGAGGACTTCGGTACGGAAGTCTTCTTCGCGGTCGGACCAGCGCAGGCCGCCGCGGGCCACGTTGCCGAAGCGCAGGTGCACGCCTTCAACACGCGGCGAGTAGACGAAGATTTCGAACTTCGGTACCGGCTTCGGCAGTTCGGGGATCAGACGCGGGTTGAACTTGAAGCTGAAATAGCTCTTGCTCTGACCGTTGGCGTCGGCCTGGTAGAAGTTGGTGCGCATGGTCGCCTTGATCAGGTCAAGGTAGCGACGCAGGATGCGGTCTTCGTTGAGCACCTGCACGCCATCGAGCGCAGTCAGGATGGCCTGTTCGAGACGTTGTTGCATGTCGTCGAGGTCGCCGCCGCTCAATTTGCGCGCCAGGTAGAAACGGGTCTTGAACAGACGCGTCAGCTCACGGGCGATGTCGGCATGGTTGTTCAACGTGCTGGCGATGTAGCCAAGGTCGAAGCCCAGGCGGATCTGCTTCAGGTAACGCGCGTAGGCCCGCAGCAACGCCACGTCGCGCCACGGCAGACCGGCCGTCAGCACCAGACGGTTGAAAGCATCGTTCTCGGCTTCGCCACGGACGATGTGGACGAACGCGTCCTGCAGCGTGTCATTGAGTTGTTGCAGGTCCAGCTTCAGGCCTTCGCCGTAGGTGAACGCGAAATCATGAATCCAGAATTCGCGGCCATTGGTATGGCGCAGGCGGTAGGGGAATTCGCCCAGTACGCGCAGCCCAAGGTTTTCCAGAATCGGCAAGACGTCGGACAGCGCCAGCGGGGTGTCGGCGTGGTACAGCTTGCAATGCAGCTGCGCCTTGTCGCCTGACAGCGGCTGGTAGAAGCTCATCACCAGCGGGTTGGCTTCGGACAGGCTCAGCACATGCTGCATGTCCACAACGGCTGAGTGCGCCGCGAAACGCTCGCGGTAGCCGGCCGGGAAGCCTTTCGGGAAATCGGCCAGGACGTTGGTGCCCTGCGCCTCGCCGAAGCTCTCGATCACCAGGCTGGCGTAGTCGTCTTTCCACGACCGGCACGCCTGGATCACTTCGTTTTCCAGTTGCTGCGGGTCGATGTCGAGGGTGACTTTCGGGTCCACGCGCAGGATCAACTGCACGCGCGCCAGCACCGACTCGGAGAAGAAGGTCCAGAACTCGCAGTCGCTGGCCTTCAGGCGCTCCATCAGCACTTGCTGGATTTTTTGACGGACTTCGGTGGAGTAAACGTCGCGCGGCACGTACGCCAGGCAGTAGCAGAAGCGGCCGTACGGGTCTTTGCGCAGGAACACGCGGATCTTGTTGCGCTCCTGAATCTGCACGATCGACATCACGGTGGTGAACAGCTCGTCCACCGGGGTCTGGAACAGGTCATCGCGCGGCAGCACTTCGACCACCTGCGCCAGCTCCTTGCCCAGGTGCGCCTTGGCGTCAAACCCGGAACGGCGCTCGACTTCGGCAACCTTGCGGCGGATGTACGGGATATTGCGCACGCTCTCGCCATAAACCGACGAGGTGTACAGGCCCATGAACCGCGATTCCTTGATGACCTTGCCGTCGGCGTCGATCTGGCGGATCGACACGTAGTCCGGGTACGCCGGGCGGTGAACACGGCTCGGGTGCGCGGCTTTGGCGAAGGACAGCAGGGTCGGCTCCTGCAGGTAGTTCACCGCATAGCCTTCGATGTGCAGGTCTTCGGCGGTAAGTCC
The nucleotide sequence above comes from Pseudomonas lutea. Encoded proteins:
- a CDS encoding GNAT family N-acetyltransferase — its product is MNPVNAAVDQVVIHRFTESHIEGVTALYNDPLVCRQVLQMPYQSAEVWRKRLAGADERSVKLVALHQGQVIGNIGLEQYARIRQRHVGAIGMGVAAAWQGKGVGSRLMAAVLEVADNWMNLHRVELTVFADNEAALALYRKFGFENEGRLRDYAIRDGVLVDAISMARLK
- a CDS encoding NAD-glutamate dehydrogenase produces the protein MAFFTAASKSDFQHQLRAALAQHISEQALPQVALFADQFFGIISLDELTQRRLSDLAGCTLSAWRLLERFEHGTPQVRVYNPDYERHGWQSTHTAVEVLHHDLPFLVDSVRTELNRRGYSIHTLQTTVLSVRRDAKGQLLELLPKGTSGDDVLQESLMYLEIDRCANAAELNVLARELEQVLGEVRVAVEDFEPMKAKLHELLAGIDATEYNVDPEEKSEVKVFLEWLVNNHFTFLGYEEFTVSSEDEGGQLSYDPSSFLGLTKLLRAGLTAEDLHIEGYAVNYLQEPTLLSFAKAAHPSRVHRPAYPDYVSIRQIDADGKVIKESRFMGLYTSSVYGESVRNIPYIRRKVAEVERRSGFDAKAHLGKELAQVVEVLPRDDLFQTPVDELFTTVMSIVQIQERNKIRVFLRKDPYGRFCYCLAYVPRDVYSTEVRQKIQQVLMERLKASDCEFWTFFSESVLARVQLILRVDPKVTLDIDPQQLENEVIQACRSWKDDYASLVIESFGEAQGTNVLADFPKGFPAGYRERFAAHSAVVDMQHVLSLSEANPLVMSFYQPLSGDKAQLHCKLYHADTPLALSDVLPILENLGLRVLGEFPYRLRHTNGREFWIHDFAFTYGEGLKLDLQQLNDTLQDAFVHIVRGEAENDAFNRLVLTAGLPWRDVALLRAYARYLKQIRLGFDLGYIASTLNNHADIARELTRLFKTRFYLARKLSGGDLDDMQQRLEQAILTALDGVQVLNEDRILRRYLDLIKATMRTNFYQADANGQSKSYFSFKFNPRLIPELPKPVPKFEIFVYSPRVEGVHLRFGNVARGGLRWSDREEDFRTEVLGLVKAQQVKNSVIVPVGAKGGFLPRRLPTTGTRDEIQAEAIACYRIFISGLLDITDNLKEGALVPPANVVRHDDDDPYLVVAADKGTATFSDIANGIAIDYGFWLGDAFASGGSAGYDHKKMGITAKGAWVGVQRHFRERGINVQQDSISVIGVGDMAGDVFGNGLLMSDKLQLVAAFNHLHIFIDPNPDPASSFAERQRLFDLPRSAWTDYDTSLMSEGGGIFPRSAKSIAITAQMKARFDITADKLTPTELMHALLKAPVDLLWNGGIGTYVKASTESHADVGDKANDALRVNGNQLRCKVVGEGGNLGMTQLGRVEFGLMGGATNTDFIDNAGGVDCSDHEVNIKILLNEVVQAGDMTEKQRNLLLESMTDEVGNLVLGNNYKQTQALSLAERRAYERIAEYKRLMSDLESRGKLDRAIEFLPAEDQLAERIAEKKGLTRAELSVLISYSKIDLKEALLESRVPDDDYLARDMETAFPPSLGAKFSESMRRHRLKREIVSTQIANDLVNHMGITFVQRLKESTGMTAANVAGAYVIVRDIFHLPHWFRQIEALDYKVPAEIQLALMDELMRLGRRATRWFLRSRRNELDAARDVAHFGPHIAALGLKLDELLEGPTREVWQTRYQEYVAAGVPELLARMVAGTSHLYTLLPIIEASDVTGQNAADVAKVYFAVGSSLDVTWYLQQISALPVENNWQALAREAFRDDIDWQQRAITVSVLQMPNGPADIEERLTLWLEQHVQMVERWRAMLVELRAASGNDYAMYAVANRELLDLAMSGQTSVV